A stretch of Pirellulales bacterium DNA encodes these proteins:
- a CDS encoding Crp/Fnr family transcriptional regulator has translation MTERLWYIKSCELFRRLSTAQLAALEARSRTRAFARGSTIYLPQDLADGVLLLAEGRAKIGSYSAEGKQTILAFIDPGEVFGELALMGGEQREEFAEAIEKSLIVAIPRDLMVQLVEENPALSLGVAKLFGMRRLRIERRLKYLLFRSNRDRLIHLVLELAERYGRQTDAGVELKIKLSHQDLASVIGSTRETVTVLLGELQNEGLIQLGRRRLTILDLEKLAGCVESTAPQLSPF, from the coding sequence ATGACCGAGCGGCTCTGGTACATCAAAAGCTGCGAGCTGTTCCGGCGGCTCTCGACGGCACAACTCGCGGCACTCGAGGCGCGGTCGCGAACCCGCGCTTTCGCCCGCGGCTCGACGATCTACCTGCCGCAGGATTTGGCCGACGGGGTGCTGCTGCTGGCCGAGGGTCGGGCCAAGATCGGCAGCTACTCGGCCGAGGGGAAGCAGACGATCCTCGCCTTCATCGACCCCGGCGAGGTCTTCGGTGAATTGGCCCTGATGGGGGGCGAGCAGCGGGAGGAGTTCGCCGAGGCGATCGAGAAGTCGCTGATCGTCGCCATCCCCCGCGATTTGATGGTGCAACTTGTCGAGGAGAACCCCGCCCTGTCGCTGGGGGTGGCCAAGTTGTTCGGAATGCGACGGTTGCGCATCGAACGGCGGCTCAAGTACCTGCTGTTCCGCTCGAACCGCGACCGGCTGATCCACCTCGTACTCGAACTGGCCGAACGCTACGGCCGCCAGACCGACGCCGGGGTGGAGCTGAAGATCAAGCTCTCGCATCAGGACCTGGCGAGCGTCATCGGCAGCACCCGTGAGACGGTGACGGTCCTCTTGGGCGAGTTGCAGAACGAGGGGCTGATCCAGCTCGGCCGTCGTCGGCTGACGATCCTCGACCTGGAGAAGCTGGCCGGCTGCGTCGAGTCGACCGCCCCGCAATTGTCCCCGTTTTAG